The Longimicrobium sp. genome includes a region encoding these proteins:
- a CDS encoding metallophosphoesterase, with protein MNRRRFLAALGAGALGALAADAWLVEPRRLEVTRHDLGARGPGGVRLTFVQITDLHLQKTGRLHRHLAREVARVRPHFVVLTGDSVDRRDALPALAEFLGLLDPRTPKYAVLGNWEHWGGVDLADLASLYARHGGRLLVNETAVFAHGRATVAVTGVDDLLGGRPDLGRALGGVAPASAHLLLAHCPGYRDQLAARIVSPLTPVTASGGAPVDPGGFLAMLSGHTHGGQVSVLGWAPMLPRGSGRYMRGWFREPGLAPLYVSRGIGTSMLPVRLGSVPELAVFTMTV; from the coding sequence GTGAACCGGCGCCGGTTCCTGGCCGCGCTGGGGGCCGGCGCCCTTGGGGCGCTGGCCGCCGACGCGTGGCTGGTGGAGCCGCGCCGGCTGGAGGTCACCCGCCACGACCTGGGCGCCCGCGGCCCCGGCGGGGTGCGCCTCACCTTCGTCCAGATCACCGACCTCCATCTGCAGAAGACAGGGCGGCTGCACCGGCACCTCGCGCGCGAGGTGGCGCGGGTGCGGCCGCACTTCGTCGTGCTCACCGGCGACTCGGTGGACCGGCGCGATGCGCTGCCGGCGCTCGCCGAGTTCCTGGGGCTGCTGGACCCGCGCACGCCCAAGTACGCGGTCCTGGGGAACTGGGAGCACTGGGGCGGCGTGGACCTGGCGGACCTCGCGTCGCTCTACGCGCGGCACGGCGGGCGGCTGCTGGTGAACGAGACGGCGGTCTTCGCGCACGGGCGCGCGACCGTGGCCGTCACCGGGGTGGACGACCTGCTGGGCGGGCGGCCGGACCTGGGAAGGGCGCTCGGCGGCGTGGCGCCGGCGTCGGCCCACCTGCTGCTGGCGCACTGTCCGGGGTACCGGGATCAACTGGCCGCGAGGATCGTCAGCCCGCTCACTCCGGTCACGGCGTCCGGGGGCGCGCCGGTCGATCCCGGGGGGTTCCTGGCGATGCTCTCCGGGCACACGCACGGCGGGCAGGTGAGCGTCCTGGGCTGGGCGCCGATGCTGCCGCGGGGGAGCGGGCGCTACATGCGCGGCTGGTTCCGCGAGCCGGGGCTGGCTCCGCTTTACGTGTCGCGCGGGATCGGCACCTCGATGCTCCCGGTCCG
- the lgt gene encoding prolipoprotein diacylglyceryl transferase, with protein sequence MFPILFKVGGFTVTSFGVMMALAFITGAWISAAELKRKGENPEHAWDLAGWAAIFGILGSKLYYLVLHWPETLANPRAAILSRSGLVWYGGFILAALVVAWRVHRLKLPVWKFADAIAPGLALGYAVGRIGCFLVGDDYGRPTTLPWGVAFPRGAPPSTADNLRDFGVDIPATVPGDQVFAVHPTQLYETGLSLVIFFILWRLRPRWATPGTLFFVWVALAGAERFIVEIFRAKDDRFLGVFSVAQLISLLLIAGGALVAARLARGGRAAAAKTAPAAA encoded by the coding sequence ATGTTCCCAATCCTCTTCAAGGTCGGCGGGTTCACCGTCACGTCGTTCGGCGTGATGATGGCGCTGGCGTTCATCACCGGCGCCTGGATCAGCGCGGCGGAGCTCAAGCGCAAGGGCGAGAACCCGGAGCACGCCTGGGACCTGGCGGGATGGGCCGCCATCTTCGGGATCCTGGGGTCGAAGCTGTACTACCTGGTGCTGCACTGGCCCGAGACGCTGGCCAACCCGCGCGCCGCCATCCTCTCGCGCTCGGGGCTGGTGTGGTACGGCGGGTTCATCCTGGCCGCGCTGGTGGTGGCCTGGCGCGTCCACCGGCTCAAGCTGCCGGTGTGGAAGTTCGCCGACGCCATCGCGCCGGGGCTGGCGCTGGGGTACGCGGTGGGCCGCATCGGCTGCTTCCTGGTGGGCGACGACTACGGCCGCCCCACCACCCTGCCGTGGGGCGTGGCCTTCCCCCGCGGCGCGCCGCCGTCGACCGCCGACAACCTGCGCGACTTCGGGGTGGACATCCCCGCCACCGTGCCGGGCGACCAGGTGTTCGCGGTGCACCCCACGCAGCTCTACGAGACGGGGCTCTCGCTGGTCATCTTCTTCATCCTCTGGCGGCTGCGGCCGCGCTGGGCCACGCCGGGGACGCTGTTCTTCGTGTGGGTGGCGCTGGCGGGGGCGGAGCGCTTCATCGTGGAGATCTTCCGCGCCAAGGACGACCGCTTCCTGGGCGTCTTCTCGGTGGCGCAGCTCATCAGCCTGCTGCTGATCGCCGGCGGCGCGCTGGTGGCGGCGCGGCTGGCGCGCGGCGGCCGCGCGGCCGCCGCGAAGACAGCGCCCGCCGCGGCGTGA
- a CDS encoding Lrp/AsnC ligand binding domain-containing protein → MVAAVVLIRSVPGDVPALARRIAGIEGVAEVYSVSGEYDLIAILRVAEYERIAEIVTEEIAQVQGIERTNTLTAFRVYSKQDLGAAWDMFD, encoded by the coding sequence ATGGTTGCGGCCGTGGTCCTGATCCGCTCCGTGCCGGGCGACGTGCCCGCGCTGGCGCGCCGCATCGCGGGGATCGAGGGGGTGGCGGAGGTCTACTCCGTCTCCGGCGAGTACGACCTGATCGCCATCCTGCGCGTGGCCGAGTACGAGCGCATCGCCGAGATCGTCACCGAGGAGATCGCGCAGGTCCAGGGGATCGAGCGGACGAACACCCTCACCGCCTTCCGCGTCTACTCCAAGCAGGACCTGGGCGCGGCGTGGGACATGTTCGACTGA